Genomic DNA from Methanofollis sp. W23:
TTCACTGAACTTGGCGGGACGCTGCCGGCAACCAATTTCCCCGGCAATGCAGAAGCCGCATCCGCTCAGACGCCGATGCAGGCCACGGTCTGACTTCTCTGAACACGGGGGAGTGATCCCCCGCCCCCTTTTCACGCAGACTGCCGGCCCGAGTGGTCTGCAGGAGAAAAAAGAATGAAATGTCATTATTGTGAACGGAGATGCGATCTCTCGGACGAGCAGATCGGCTTTTGCAGAATGTATTCCCTGAATGAAGGGACGATCACGGAACGCTTTCCCCACCGCTGGTCGTCATATCAGGTGACGCACATCGAGTCCCTGCCATTCTTTCATGCCTATCCTGGTGCACGCACCCTCCAGGTGGGAACAGCAGGATGCAACCTCGCATGCAGTTACTGCTCCAATGCCTTTGTGGCGAGGACAGACCCGGCAACGGTTGAACTTTTTCATGTCTCTCCCGAACGCCTGGTCCAGATCGCAGAAGAGACGGGATGCCATACGATCGTCTTCGGGGTCAACGAACCGACGGTTTCGATCCCCTCGCTCCTCGATCTCGCGGCACAGGCACACACGCGGGGAATACCCATAGGTTGCCTCACAAACGGCTACATGACCGAAGAATCCGCCCATACGGTTGCAGAGCACCTTTCATTTGTGAATGTCAGTCTGAAGTCGCTGTCGTCGGCATTCTATCAGAAATATGCCGGCGTCAAGAGCGTGAACCCTGTGCTCAGGACCATCGGCATCCTTGCAGAACACTGCCATGTGGAGGTGACCACTCCTATTGTGCAGGGCGAAAACGATCACGAGATCAAAGAGATCGCCCGGTTCATCGCCGGGATCGATCCTTCCATCCCCTGGCATGTCTTCCGCCTCCTCCCCGAACACCGGATGGCCGGGGAAAAAGCACCTGACATCAGGCATATCGACGCCCTCCTCGAACCCGCACGGGAGATCCTCCCCTATGTGTACTTCAGCAACTTCGTCGGATCCAACCGCCTGAACACCGT
This window encodes:
- a CDS encoding radical SAM protein, which encodes MYSLNEGTITERFPHRWSSYQVTHIESLPFFHAYPGARTLQVGTAGCNLACSYCSNAFVARTDPATVELFHVSPERLVQIAEETGCHTIVFGVNEPTVSIPSLLDLAAQAHTRGIPIGCLTNGYMTEESAHTVAEHLSFVNVSLKSLSSAFYQKYAGVKSVNPVLRTIGILAEHCHVEVTTPIVQGENDHEIKEIARFIAGIDPSIPWHVFRLLPEHRMAGEKAPDIRHIDALLEPAREILPYVYFSNFVGSNRLNTVCPACGRTVVERINPGGCGGKIVRYLLEDGRCPFCGETIPIHGKRVMWDSLEVEDQ